One window of the Pyrus communis chromosome 17, drPyrComm1.1, whole genome shotgun sequence genome contains the following:
- the LOC137722996 gene encoding protein PTST homolog 3, chloroplastic-like isoform X1 produces the protein MAATVSHLPAFLSLFSQRNLFLVHPQHQSTLRFTAQQRRPEPRHFTLQASSVKKKTSRKVKSNAELCNELRQFLTAVGLPECHVPSLKELSQHGRDDLANIVRRRGYKLIRELLADSSKKDTIGQDQQVNDSVEDFSLSSEVSVLETNSGSLISHPDPSRDDSGCLTVESSADLYNLEGHSEKVDNVNGSGSVPTKFSVMENQSRSSKIGPPFNSDIDSNTPSEISTPSSLGEPDDVSLPTTVHIKETNTCSSNVGLDLNSDGCPRMPVEPADGLSLDEKVLDICQDGKVNSMTDENSSSAVVSGLEDHSSSNLESSHNSDYHYPPSPPNLSLEEKVANFMQNGDLDAVEVTENNAEEIKGRFGNTEEVQLRTPTSGHSKNVLDGRDATMALNQRTSTSTMAVDPSLSRDDGTPAEGLSSLYDKDLDVKTNERDYELDVSHLKFMLHQKEIELSQLKEQIKKEQLALSNLQTKAEMAISKAQRLVSEKDAELLAAEESLSGLVEVEIQYKGDGEIVEVTGSFNGWHHQIKMDLESSSSIIEPLRKPKLWSTMLWLYPGTYEIKFIVDGRWKIDPQRESVTRGTICNNILRVDR, from the exons ATGGCGGCCACCGTCTCCCACCTCCCCGCCTTCCTCTCCCTCTTCTCTCAGAGGAATCTCTTCCTCGTCCACCCCCAACACCAATCCACTCTCAGATTCACCGCCCAGCAACGCCGCCCAGAGCCGCGGCACTTCACGCTTCAAGCTTCTTCCGTCAAGAAGAAAACCAG TAGGAAGGTCAAGAGCAATGCCGAGCTCTGCAATGAACTCCGGCAGTTCCTCACTGCCGTCGGACTTCCAGAATGTCACGTTCCGTCGTTGAAGGAGCTATCGCAGCACGGAAG GGATGACCTTGCAAACATTGTCAGACGGAGAGGATATAAACTTATAAGAGAGCTTCTTGCGGACTCAAGCAAAAAAGATACAATTG GTCAGGATCAACAGGTGAATGATTCGGTTGAGGATTTCTCTTTGTCAAGTGAAGTTTCAGTCTTGGAAACTAATTCTGGTAGTTTGATTTCTCATCCTGATCCGAGCCGTGATGACAGTGGTTGTTTAACTGTGGAATCTTCAGCTGATTTGTATAATTTAGAAGGTCATAGTGAGAAGGTGGATAATGTGAATGGAAGTGGTTCTGTGCCAACCAAATTTTCTGTAATGGAAAACCAATCAAGGAGTTCTAAAATTGGTCCACCCTTCAACTCTGACATTGATAGTAATACGCCTTCAGAAATTTCCACCCCTTCATCCTTGGGTGAACCTGATGATGTATCCCTGCCAACCACTGTTCACATCAAAGAAACCAATACTTGTAGTTCAAATGTCGGATTGGATCTGAACTCTGATGGATGTCCTCGCATGCCTGTAGAACCTGCTGATGGTTTGTCATTGGATGAAAAGGTCTTAGATATATGTCAGGATGGGAAGGTTAACAGTATGACTGATGAAAATTCCTCTTCAGCTGTAGTTTCCGGTTTGGAAGACCATTCTAGTTCAAATCTTGAATCAAGTCACAACTCTGATTACCATTACCCGCCATCTCCACCCAATTTATCCTTAGAGGAAAAAGTGGCAAACTTTATGCAGAATGGAGACTTGGATGCAGTTGAAG TAACTGAAAATAATGCTGAAGAAATCAAAGGTAGATTTGGAAACACTGAAGAGGTTCAATTAAGAACTCCTACTTCGGGGCACTCTAAAAATGTGCTTGATGGAAGGGATGCAACTATGGCATTGAATCAAAGGACATCAACATCTACTATGGCAGTTGATCCCTCTCTTAG TAGGGATGATGGTACACCAGCTGAAGGGCTAAGTTCTCTATATGACAAGGATTTGGATGTTAAG ACAAATGAAAGAGACTATGAACTCGATGTTAGTCATCTCAAGTTTATGCTG CATCAGAAGGAGATTGAATTGTCACAGTTGAAAGAACAGATTAAGAAAGAACAG CTTGCTTTGTCAAACTTGCAAACCAAGGCTGAAATGGCAATCAGCAAAGCACAAAGGCTTGTCTCTGAAAAAGATGCAGAGTTACTTGCTGCTGAAGAAAGCCTTTCAGGATTAGTGGAG GTTGAGATCCAGTACAAGGGAGATGGTGAGATTGTGGAGGTGACTGGTAGCTTCAATGGTTGGCATCATCAGATTAAAATGGATCTGGAGTCATCATCTAGTATCATAGAACCCTTGAG GAAACCCAAACTTTGGTCAACAATGCTGTGGCTTTATCCAGGGACATATGAG ATAAAATTCATTGTTGATGGCCGATGGAAGATTGATCCTCAAAGAGAGTCAGTTACCAGGGGTACCATATGTAACAACATTCTCCGCGTTGACAGATGA
- the LOC137722996 gene encoding protein PTST homolog 3, chloroplastic-like isoform X2: MAATVSHLPAFLSLFSQRNLFLVHPQHQSTLRFTAQQRRPEPRHFTLQASSVKKKTSRKVKSNAELCNELRQFLTAVGLPECHVPSLKELSQHGRDDLANIVRRRGYKLIRELLADSSKKDTIGQDQQVNDSVEDFSLSSEVSVLETNSGSLISHPDPSRDDSGCLTVESSADLYNLEGHSEKVDNVNGSGSVPTKFSVMENQSRSSKIGPPFNSDIDSNTPSEISTPSSLGEPDDVSLPTTVHIKETNTCSSNVGLDLNSDGCPRMPVEPADGLSLDEKVLDICQDGKVNSMTDENSSSAVVSGLEDHSSSNLESSHNSDYHYPPSPPNLSLEEKVANFMQNGDLDAVEVTENNAEEIKGRFGNTEEVQLRTPTSGHSKNVLDGRDATMALNQRTSTSTMAVDPSLRDDGTPAEGLSSLYDKDLDVKTNERDYELDVSHLKFMLHQKEIELSQLKEQIKKEQLALSNLQTKAEMAISKAQRLVSEKDAELLAAEESLSGLVEVEIQYKGDGEIVEVTGSFNGWHHQIKMDLESSSSIIEPLRKPKLWSTMLWLYPGTYEIKFIVDGRWKIDPQRESVTRGTICNNILRVDR; encoded by the exons ATGGCGGCCACCGTCTCCCACCTCCCCGCCTTCCTCTCCCTCTTCTCTCAGAGGAATCTCTTCCTCGTCCACCCCCAACACCAATCCACTCTCAGATTCACCGCCCAGCAACGCCGCCCAGAGCCGCGGCACTTCACGCTTCAAGCTTCTTCCGTCAAGAAGAAAACCAG TAGGAAGGTCAAGAGCAATGCCGAGCTCTGCAATGAACTCCGGCAGTTCCTCACTGCCGTCGGACTTCCAGAATGTCACGTTCCGTCGTTGAAGGAGCTATCGCAGCACGGAAG GGATGACCTTGCAAACATTGTCAGACGGAGAGGATATAAACTTATAAGAGAGCTTCTTGCGGACTCAAGCAAAAAAGATACAATTG GTCAGGATCAACAGGTGAATGATTCGGTTGAGGATTTCTCTTTGTCAAGTGAAGTTTCAGTCTTGGAAACTAATTCTGGTAGTTTGATTTCTCATCCTGATCCGAGCCGTGATGACAGTGGTTGTTTAACTGTGGAATCTTCAGCTGATTTGTATAATTTAGAAGGTCATAGTGAGAAGGTGGATAATGTGAATGGAAGTGGTTCTGTGCCAACCAAATTTTCTGTAATGGAAAACCAATCAAGGAGTTCTAAAATTGGTCCACCCTTCAACTCTGACATTGATAGTAATACGCCTTCAGAAATTTCCACCCCTTCATCCTTGGGTGAACCTGATGATGTATCCCTGCCAACCACTGTTCACATCAAAGAAACCAATACTTGTAGTTCAAATGTCGGATTGGATCTGAACTCTGATGGATGTCCTCGCATGCCTGTAGAACCTGCTGATGGTTTGTCATTGGATGAAAAGGTCTTAGATATATGTCAGGATGGGAAGGTTAACAGTATGACTGATGAAAATTCCTCTTCAGCTGTAGTTTCCGGTTTGGAAGACCATTCTAGTTCAAATCTTGAATCAAGTCACAACTCTGATTACCATTACCCGCCATCTCCACCCAATTTATCCTTAGAGGAAAAAGTGGCAAACTTTATGCAGAATGGAGACTTGGATGCAGTTGAAG TAACTGAAAATAATGCTGAAGAAATCAAAGGTAGATTTGGAAACACTGAAGAGGTTCAATTAAGAACTCCTACTTCGGGGCACTCTAAAAATGTGCTTGATGGAAGGGATGCAACTATGGCATTGAATCAAAGGACATCAACATCTACTATGGCAGTTGATCCCTCTCTTAG GGATGATGGTACACCAGCTGAAGGGCTAAGTTCTCTATATGACAAGGATTTGGATGTTAAG ACAAATGAAAGAGACTATGAACTCGATGTTAGTCATCTCAAGTTTATGCTG CATCAGAAGGAGATTGAATTGTCACAGTTGAAAGAACAGATTAAGAAAGAACAG CTTGCTTTGTCAAACTTGCAAACCAAGGCTGAAATGGCAATCAGCAAAGCACAAAGGCTTGTCTCTGAAAAAGATGCAGAGTTACTTGCTGCTGAAGAAAGCCTTTCAGGATTAGTGGAG GTTGAGATCCAGTACAAGGGAGATGGTGAGATTGTGGAGGTGACTGGTAGCTTCAATGGTTGGCATCATCAGATTAAAATGGATCTGGAGTCATCATCTAGTATCATAGAACCCTTGAG GAAACCCAAACTTTGGTCAACAATGCTGTGGCTTTATCCAGGGACATATGAG ATAAAATTCATTGTTGATGGCCGATGGAAGATTGATCCTCAAAGAGAGTCAGTTACCAGGGGTACCATATGTAACAACATTCTCCGCGTTGACAGATGA